In the Desulfobacteraceae bacterium genome, ATCCGGCCGGAGCAAAACCTGATTCTGCTGAAAGGCGCCGTGCCGGGAGCCAAGTCCGGAATTATTGAAATCCAGAAAACGAAAACACGTCCTTAAAGATCGTTGGCAGCAGGGGGGGCGGGAGGCCGGCTGAGCCCGAAGGGATTCCCGGAAATGCCAGTGGTTTGAAATGAGGTATAGCATGCCTGTCTTAGATGTTCTCAATACAAGTGGTGAAAAGGTCTCCACGGTTGACCTCGCGGACAGCATCTTCGATGTCCCCGTCAAGTCCTCGGTGTTGCACGACGTGGTCACCATGCAGCTGGCCAACCGCCGGGCCGGGACAGCCGGGGTCAAACATCGCAGCGATGTTGTCGGCAGCGGGCGCAAACTTTTCAAGCAGAAGGGCACCGGTCGCGCGCGCCGCGGCGACATCAAATCGCCCTTGCTGAAAGGTGGCGGGTCCATTTTCGGTCCCAATCCGCGGTCTTACAGCTACAAGGTACCCAAAAAGGTCCGCAAGCTGGCCCTTAAAATGGCGTTGAGCAGCAAGTGCCAGGAAAAGCAACTGGTGGTGTTGGATCAGTTCGATCTCGAGGAGATTAAAACCAAAAGATTCGTGGAAGTGCTGAAGGGCCTCAACCTCGGCAAAACCCTGATCGTCACCGACGCTGAAAACCCGAATTTGGAGCTTTCCTCCAGAAACGTGCCGTCGGTCAAGGTCTTGCGCTGTGAGGGGCTCAACGTTTACGACGTGCTCAACTGCGCCACGCTGGTGCTGCTCGAGCCTTCCATCCAGGGCATCGAAAGGAGGCTCGCATGAATCCTTACGATATCGTCAAGCGCCCCCTTGACACCGAAAAAACGAACAAGCAAAAGGAGAATTACAATCAATTCTCCTTCGAAGTCGACCGGCGCGCCAATCGCATCGAAATCGGCAACGCCGTCGAAACCCTCTTCAACGTCAAGGTGGCCCAGGTCCGCACCATTCAGGTCAAGGGCAAGCGCAAACAGCGCGGCCGGATCATGGGCAAGCGCAAGGATTGGAAGAAGGCGATCGTCAAGCTGATGCCCGGGGAACGAATCGACTTTTTTGAAGGGGTATAGAGCGAGGAAATGAGCAATGGCTGTCAAGAAAGTTAAACCCACATCACCTGGACGGCGGTTTCAAGAATACGCCCCATTTGATGAAATCACCAAAACCACACCTGAAAAGGGCTTGCTGCGAAGCGCCAAAAAATCAGGCGGGCGCAACGTAAATGGCCGGATCACCGCGCGCCACCGCGGCGGCGGGCACAAGCGCCACTACCGGGTGATCGATTTCAAGCGCGACAAGATCGGCATTCCCGCCAAGGTCGCCGCCATTGAATACGACCCCAACCGTTCGGCGCGAATCGCCCTGCTGCACTATCGGGACGGTGAGAAGCGCTACATCCTGGCGCCGCTCAAGCTCGCGGTGGGCGAAACGGTGATGGCGGGGCCCGAGGCCGATATTAAGCCCGGCAACACGCTGCCGTTGAGCAACATCCCGCTGGGCACCCAGATCCACAATATCGAGCTCAAGCTTGGCAAGGGCGGGCAGATCGTCCGCAGCGCGGGCACCTTCGCCCAGCTGGTGGCCAAGGAAGACCGTTATGCCCTGGTGAAGCTGCCCTCCGGTGAGGTGCGCATGGTCCTGCTGAAATGCAAGGCTACCATCGGCCAGGTCAGCAATACCGAGCACGGCAATATCGCCCTGGGCAAAGCGGGCCGCAAGCGCTGGCTCGGCTGGCGGCCCAAAGTGCGCGGCGTGGCCATGAACCCGGTGGACCACCCCATGGGGGGCGGCGAGGGCCGTTCCTCCGGCGGCAGACACCCCTGCTCCCCCTGGGGCCAGAAATCCAAGGGCCACCGGACACGCACCAACAAGCGCAGTGACCGCTACATCGTTAAAAAGCGCACGAAAAAATAAGTTTTAGGAGACATCATGCCAAGGTCGCTAAAAAAAGGCCCCTATATTGAGCCGAAACTCATGCAGAAAGTCACGATCTCCCAGCAAACCCGCAGCAACAAGGTGATCAAGACCTGGTCGCGGCGCTCCACCATCATCCCCGAGATGGTGGGGATCACCCTGGCTGTTCACAACGGGAAAAAATTCGTTCCGGTTTTCGTGACCGAAAACATGGTGGGGCACAAATTGGGCGAATTCTCCCCGACGCGCACGTTCTATGGCCACGCTGGGGACAAAAAGTCCAGAGTCAAAAAATAAGGGCCGCATTTTCGCCCGAAAATATCAGAAAAGGGAATTACTGGCATGGAGGCTAGAGCAATTGCAAAATACGTTCGGATTTCTCCTTTGAAGGTCCGAAAGCTCGTGGGTGCCGTGAAGGGCAAACCGGTTGAGGCGGGCCTGAACATCCTGAAGTTCATGCCCCAGAAAGCCGCCGGGATCGTCGAAAAAACGATGCGCTCCGCCGTGGCCAATGCCGACCAGACCGGCGGTATGGATGTCGACGCGCTGGTGATTCGCAACATCATCGTCGATCAGGGACCGAGCCTGAAGCGTTTTCGGGCGCGGGCGCGGGGGCGAGGCGCCCGGATTCTCAAGCGAACCAGTCACATCACGGTCATTTTAGCCGAAGAAACGGCGTAAAGAAGGAGGTAAGGAGCTTGGGCCAGAAAGTTAATCCAATCGGTTTGAGATTGGGGATTATCAAGACCTGGGATTCGAGATGGTATGGCGGCAAGCGGTATGCCGATTACATCCTGGAAGATTTCAACATCCGTAAATTCCTGAAGAAACGGCTTCACCACGCGGGTGTTTCCAAGATTGAAATCGAGCGCTCTACCAAAAGGGTCCGACTCCGCATCTTTACGGCCAGGCCGGGAATCGTGATTGGTAAAAAGGGCTCCGAAATCGAGCTGTTGAAAAAGGAGCTGCAGAAATACACCGCCCAGGAAGTGCTGATTGATATCCAGGAGGTGCGCAAACCCGAGATCGACGCCCAGCTGGTGGCCGAAAACGTCGCCATGCAGATGGAGCGTCGGGTGGCCTTTCGCCGGGCCATGAAACGGGGGGTGACCTCGGCCATGCGCTTCGGTGCCCAGGGGGTCAAAATCATCTGCGCCGGGCGCCTTGGCGGCGCTGAAATGGCTCGCACCGAGTGGTATCGTGAAGGACGGGTACCGCTGCACACCCTGCGGGCGGACATCGATTACGGCTTTACGGAAGCGCGCACCACCTACGGCGCCATCGGTGTGAAGGTTTTCATCTTCAAGGGGGAGATCCTCAAGAAGGACCAGCCAGAACCGGAAGGCCGCTGAGCCCTCCGCCCGTCGCCGGACGCGGTTGCCCCACGTTGCAGACGGCGGCAGCCGAAATGGTCCGCGGCATCCGCACGAGAACAGGGCGCCGTCCAAGTTTAAGCCTGTGACAGGAGATCAAGGAAATGTTGATTCCCAAAAAAGTCAAGTTTCGTAAACAGCAGAAAGGTCGGATGAGGGGCACGGCCTACCGCGGGAGTGACCTCAATTTTGGGGAATTCGGTCTCCAGGCGGTGGAATGCGGCAAAATCAGTTCAAAACAGATTGAGGCTGCCCGTATTGCCATGACACGCCACGTCAAGCGCGGTGGAAAACTCTGGATTCGGATTTTCCCGGACAAACCCTTCACCAAAAAACCGGCCGAAGTCCGCATGGGCAAGGGCAAGGGCGCCCCTGAGGGATGGGTGGCGGTGATTCGCCCCGGGCGGATTCTCTACGAGATGACGGGCGTTACCCCCGAACTGGCCAAGGAGGCGCTGCGCCTGGCCTCGCACAAGCTGCCGGTCAAAACAAGATTCATCCAGAGGAGCGACGTCTAATGAAAGCGTCCGAGATTAGGGATATGAGCCAGGAGGAGCAGTTCCGCCGGCTTTCCGAGCTGAAGGAGACCCTGTTTACCCTTCGGTTTCAGAGCGAAAGCGGCCAGCTTGAAAACTCCGCCAAGCTGAAACAGACCCGGCGCGATATCGCACGGCTGAAGACGATCATTATTGAACAAAATAAATAAAAGAATAGTGGCTGCCATGAAAAACCGAGGATTGAAAAGACAGCTGGTCGGCAAGGTTGTCAGCGATAAAATGGATAAAACTGTGGTCGTCCTGGTCGAGAGATTGGTAAAGCATCGGCTCTACAAAAAATTCATCCGTCGGCGGACCAAGTTTGCTGCTCACGACGAGGC is a window encoding:
- the rpsC gene encoding 30S ribosomal protein S3, with the protein product MGQKVNPIGLRLGIIKTWDSRWYGGKRYADYILEDFNIRKFLKKRLHHAGVSKIEIERSTKRVRLRIFTARPGIVIGKKGSEIELLKKELQKYTAQEVLIDIQEVRKPEIDAQLVAENVAMQMERRVAFRRAMKRGVTSAMRFGAQGVKIICAGRLGGAEMARTEWYREGRVPLHTLRADIDYGFTEARTTYGAIGVKVFIFKGEILKKDQPEPEGR
- the rpmC gene encoding 50S ribosomal protein L29, translated to MKASEIRDMSQEEQFRRLSELKETLFTLRFQSESGQLENSAKLKQTRRDIARLKTIIIEQNK
- the rplP gene encoding 50S ribosomal protein L16 yields the protein MLIPKKVKFRKQQKGRMRGTAYRGSDLNFGEFGLQAVECGKISSKQIEAARIAMTRHVKRGGKLWIRIFPDKPFTKKPAEVRMGKGKGAPEGWVAVIRPGRILYEMTGVTPELAKEALRLASHKLPVKTRFIQRSDV
- the rplW gene encoding 50S ribosomal protein L23, which codes for MNPYDIVKRPLDTEKTNKQKENYNQFSFEVDRRANRIEIGNAVETLFNVKVAQVRTIQVKGKRKQRGRIMGKRKDWKKAIVKLMPGERIDFFEGV
- the rpsQ gene encoding 30S ribosomal protein S17, with protein sequence MKNRGLKRQLVGKVVSDKMDKTVVVLVERLVKHRLYKKFIRRRTKFAAHDEANSCQTGDKVVITESRPLSRTKRWRVSKIVEKAV
- the rpsS gene encoding 30S ribosomal protein S19; the encoded protein is MPRSLKKGPYIEPKLMQKVTISQQTRSNKVIKTWSRRSTIIPEMVGITLAVHNGKKFVPVFVTENMVGHKLGEFSPTRTFYGHAGDKKSRVKK
- the rplD gene encoding 50S ribosomal protein L4; this encodes MPVLDVLNTSGEKVSTVDLADSIFDVPVKSSVLHDVVTMQLANRRAGTAGVKHRSDVVGSGRKLFKQKGTGRARRGDIKSPLLKGGGSIFGPNPRSYSYKVPKKVRKLALKMALSSKCQEKQLVVLDQFDLEEIKTKRFVEVLKGLNLGKTLIVTDAENPNLELSSRNVPSVKVLRCEGLNVYDVLNCATLVLLEPSIQGIERRLA
- the rplB gene encoding 50S ribosomal protein L2, giving the protein MAVKKVKPTSPGRRFQEYAPFDEITKTTPEKGLLRSAKKSGGRNVNGRITARHRGGGHKRHYRVIDFKRDKIGIPAKVAAIEYDPNRSARIALLHYRDGEKRYILAPLKLAVGETVMAGPEADIKPGNTLPLSNIPLGTQIHNIELKLGKGGQIVRSAGTFAQLVAKEDRYALVKLPSGEVRMVLLKCKATIGQVSNTEHGNIALGKAGRKRWLGWRPKVRGVAMNPVDHPMGGGEGRSSGGRHPCSPWGQKSKGHRTRTNKRSDRYIVKKRTKK
- the rplV gene encoding 50S ribosomal protein L22, which produces MEARAIAKYVRISPLKVRKLVGAVKGKPVEAGLNILKFMPQKAAGIVEKTMRSAVANADQTGGMDVDALVIRNIIVDQGPSLKRFRARARGRGARILKRTSHITVILAEETA